From a region of the Bermanella marisrubri genome:
- the glmM gene encoding phosphoglucosamine mutase → MSRKYFGTDGIRGRVGESPITPEFVMKLGWAAGRVFASQGKRKILIGKDTRISGYMFESALEAGLSAAGVDIGILGPMPTPGIAYLTRTFHADAGIVISASHNPYYDNGIKFFSADGSKLDDATEQQIEELLDQPMEVMNSDRLGKAKRIEDAAGRYIEFCKSTVFGLSLKGMRVVLDCAHGATYQIAPAVFTELGADVFVIGNEPDGLNINNQVGSTSPKSLQQKVVELRADLGVAFDGDGDRVVMVDHKGEVVDGDEIIYMIARQQYETDTLQGGVVGTLMSNMGMELALKDMGIPFVRAKVGDRYVLQQLAEHNWSLGGESSGHILCLNSTTTGDGIVAALQALKSLQSHGKNLHEYKQGMSKFPQVMKNVKVVDKSIVDSAEVLKAVEQAETEMAGKGRVLLRPSGTEPVVRVMVEGQDKTLVNLLVDRLVQIVSQAAQ, encoded by the coding sequence ATGTCCCGTAAATATTTTGGTACAGATGGTATCCGTGGACGCGTTGGTGAATCACCAATTACCCCGGAATTTGTCATGAAGCTTGGTTGGGCAGCGGGACGCGTATTTGCTAGCCAAGGCAAAAGGAAGATTTTAATCGGAAAAGATACCCGAATTTCTGGTTATATGTTTGAGTCAGCTTTAGAGGCAGGCTTGTCTGCAGCGGGGGTGGATATTGGTATTTTAGGTCCAATGCCGACGCCTGGTATTGCCTATCTAACGCGTACCTTCCATGCCGATGCAGGTATTGTCATCAGCGCCTCTCATAATCCGTATTACGATAATGGTATTAAGTTTTTCTCTGCAGATGGCAGTAAGTTAGACGATGCTACTGAGCAGCAAATCGAAGAGTTGCTTGATCAACCAATGGAAGTTATGAACTCAGATCGATTGGGCAAGGCTAAGCGAATCGAAGATGCAGCGGGTCGCTATATCGAATTCTGTAAAAGTACTGTTTTTGGTTTATCACTCAAAGGCATGCGAGTGGTATTAGATTGTGCCCATGGTGCTACTTACCAAATAGCGCCCGCGGTTTTTACTGAGTTAGGGGCCGATGTATTTGTTATTGGTAATGAGCCAGATGGCCTTAATATTAATAATCAGGTGGGCTCTACATCTCCTAAATCCCTTCAGCAGAAGGTTGTCGAATTGAGAGCTGATTTGGGTGTTGCCTTTGATGGTGATGGTGACCGCGTAGTTATGGTCGATCACAAAGGTGAAGTGGTTGATGGCGATGAGATTATTTATATGATTGCTCGTCAACAGTATGAAACCGATACCCTGCAAGGTGGTGTTGTCGGAACACTTATGTCGAATATGGGGATGGAGTTGGCGTTAAAAGATATGGGTATTCCTTTCGTTCGCGCGAAAGTCGGTGATCGTTACGTTCTGCAGCAGCTTGCGGAGCACAACTGGTCTTTGGGTGGAGAAAGCTCGGGTCATATTTTGTGCTTAAATTCTACGACTACAGGCGATGGTATTGTGGCTGCATTGCAAGCTTTAAAGTCTTTGCAAAGTCATGGCAAAAACTTGCATGAATATAAGCAAGGTATGTCGAAATTCCCGCAAGTGATGAAAAACGTTAAGGTGGTAGATAAGTCTATTGTAGATAGTGCCGAGGTGTTAAAGGCAGTAGAGCAGGCGGAAACAGAAATGGCAGGTAAAGGCCGCGTATTGTTGCGCCCATCAGGTACTGAGCCTGTCGTACGTGTCATGGTAGAGGGACAAGATAAAACTTTAGTAAACCTGTTAGTCGATCGCCTAGTTCAAATTGTGAGTCAAGCGGCGCAATAA
- the nusA gene encoding transcription termination factor NusA, translating into MSKEILLVAEAVSNEKGVEKEVIFEAIELALAAAAKKRYEDEEPDIRVAIDRRSGEYETYRHWTIVSNEVVPALGSELNMQEAADIDTNLKEGDSYEEQIENPEFGRIAAQAAKQIIMQKVREAERAKITAAYEDRIGELVHGTVKKVTRDNIIVDLGNNAEGLLPREQLVAREVFRIGDRLRAVLTSVNPENRGPQLILSRAAGSMLIELFRIEVPEIGEEVIEIKAAARDPGSRAKIAVKSNDQRIDPVGACVGMRGARVQAVSNELGNERVDIVLWDDNPAQLVINALAPAEVESIVMDEETNSMDVAVAEDQLAIAIGRGGQNVKLASELTGWVINVMTEEEAGEKQQQEQGSLVQKLMDALDIDEDMAAVLVGEGFTGLDEVAYVPREEMLEIDGFDEEVVDELQARAKDVLLTQAIASEEKLEDAQPAEDLLNMEGMDQHLALVLASHGIVTMEDLAEQGVDDISSLEGLDEEKAAQLIMTARKPWFEESE; encoded by the coding sequence ATGAGCAAAGAAATACTGCTGGTTGCCGAAGCCGTCTCTAATGAAAAAGGCGTCGAGAAAGAAGTCATTTTTGAAGCTATTGAGTTGGCTTTAGCGGCTGCTGCGAAAAAACGCTACGAAGACGAAGAGCCTGATATCCGAGTTGCCATTGATCGTCGCTCAGGTGAATACGAGACATACCGTCATTGGACTATTGTAAGCAATGAAGTAGTGCCTGCACTGGGTTCTGAATTGAACATGCAGGAAGCAGCGGATATCGATACGAATCTGAAAGAAGGTGATTCTTACGAAGAGCAGATTGAAAACCCAGAGTTTGGTCGTATCGCAGCACAAGCCGCTAAGCAAATTATTATGCAGAAGGTGCGCGAAGCAGAGCGAGCTAAAATTACTGCAGCTTATGAAGATCGCATCGGCGAACTTGTCCATGGCACAGTGAAGAAAGTAACCCGCGATAATATTATTGTTGACCTAGGCAATAACGCAGAAGGTTTGCTCCCGCGTGAACAACTTGTGGCGCGTGAGGTATTCCGTATCGGCGATCGTTTGCGAGCGGTTTTAACATCGGTAAATCCAGAAAACCGTGGTCCACAGCTTATTTTAAGTCGTGCAGCGGGTTCAATGTTAATTGAATTGTTCCGTATCGAAGTTCCTGAGATCGGTGAAGAAGTTATCGAAATCAAAGCGGCTGCTCGTGATCCTGGCAGTCGAGCAAAAATCGCAGTGAAGTCCAACGATCAGCGTATTGATCCTGTTGGCGCATGCGTAGGTATGCGTGGTGCTCGTGTACAAGCAGTATCAAATGAATTAGGAAACGAACGCGTAGATATTGTGCTTTGGGATGATAACCCAGCACAGTTAGTGATTAATGCTTTGGCCCCTGCAGAAGTGGAATCCATCGTAATGGATGAAGAAACCAATTCTATGGATGTTGCCGTAGCAGAAGATCAATTGGCCATTGCAATCGGTCGCGGTGGGCAAAACGTTAAACTGGCTAGTGAATTAACTGGCTGGGTCATCAATGTAATGACCGAAGAAGAAGCTGGTGAAAAACAGCAACAAGAGCAAGGCAGTCTTGTACAAAAGCTAATGGATGCATTAGACATTGATGAAGATATGGCAGCGGTACTAGTAGGCGAAGGCTTTACTGGTCTAGATGAAGTTGCCTACGTCCCTCGTGAAGAGATGTTGGAAATTGATGGCTTCGATGAAGAAGTGGTCGATGAGCTACAAGCTCGAGCAAAAGATGTACTGTTAACGCAAGCCATCGCCAGCGAGGAAAAACTCGAAGACGCCCAACCAGCAGAAGACCTGCTTAATATGGAAGGGATGGACCAGCACTTAGCCTTAGTACTGGCAAGCCATGGCATTGTTACCATGGAAGACCTGGCGGAACAGGGGGTTGATGACATCTCCAGCCTTGAGGGTCTTGATGAAGAAAAGGCTGCACAGTTGATCATGACCGCAAGAAAGCCTTGGTTTGAAGAGTCTGAGTAA
- the tpiA gene encoding triose-phosphate isomerase produces MRRTFVAGNWKMNGSKAENQSRLEALVAALGQRQDIDMAVFPSMPYVAQCQQILGGSTVAWGAQNVSEHTGGAFTGETSSQMLRDFECRYVLVGHSERRELFAESNQQVAEKFKAAVDSELVPVLCVGETLEQREAGETQRIISEQIEAVLSLVGSDVFANGVVAYEPVWAIGTGKTASPEQAQEVHSAIRAQLAEANIAMAEAMQILYGGSVKPENAAAIFAQQDVDGALVGGASLKAEDFIAICDAAA; encoded by the coding sequence ATGCGTCGCACATTTGTGGCAGGAAATTGGAAAATGAACGGCTCAAAGGCCGAGAATCAAAGTCGTTTAGAGGCTTTGGTCGCAGCGCTTGGGCAACGTCAAGACATCGATATGGCGGTATTTCCGAGCATGCCTTACGTGGCGCAGTGTCAGCAAATCCTAGGTGGTAGTACGGTTGCTTGGGGTGCTCAGAACGTCAGTGAACATACTGGTGGAGCTTTCACCGGTGAGACTTCATCTCAGATGCTGAGAGATTTTGAATGCCGCTATGTATTGGTTGGTCATAGTGAACGTCGTGAATTATTCGCTGAATCTAATCAGCAAGTGGCAGAGAAGTTCAAGGCCGCGGTTGATTCTGAGTTGGTGCCTGTTTTGTGTGTGGGTGAAACACTAGAACAACGTGAAGCTGGTGAAACTCAAAGAATTATTTCAGAGCAGATCGAAGCGGTATTGTCGTTAGTCGGTTCTGATGTGTTTGCAAATGGTGTGGTCGCGTATGAACCTGTGTGGGCAATAGGCACAGGTAAAACAGCGTCTCCCGAGCAGGCGCAAGAGGTGCATTCTGCGATAAGAGCGCAATTAGCAGAAGCGAATATAGCAATGGCTGAAGCCATGCAGATCCTCTACGGCGGTAGCGTAAAACCAGAAAACGCTGCTGCAATATTTGCTCAACAAGATGTAGACGGGGCTTTAGTGGGCGGAGCGTCCCTTAAAGCGGAAGATTTTATAGCAATCTGCGATGCAGCAGCTTAG
- the folP gene encoding dihydropteroate synthase, which produces MKLQYGHQILDLSHPHIMGVLNVTPDSFSDGGQFNQLDSALAHAQQMQQQGASIIDVGGESTRPGAEPVSVQEELDRVIPVVTKLANNMDVCISVDTSTPQVMREAAQAGAHFINDVRALTREGAMQAAKDTGLPICLMHMQGDPKSMQNNPEYAQVVNDVYDYLSERIEACLQFGIALDQLLIDPGFGFGKTLEHNYQLLAQLDRFLELKLPLLIGLSRKSMIGGVLDNRPPHERVSGSVAGALIAVMNGAQIVRVHDVQETSDALKVWQAAKQFA; this is translated from the coding sequence ATGAAGCTTCAATATGGACATCAAATCCTTGATCTGAGCCATCCTCACATCATGGGGGTGCTTAACGTAACCCCAGATTCGTTCAGTGATGGTGGTCAATTTAATCAACTGGATTCAGCATTAGCCCATGCACAGCAGATGCAGCAGCAGGGCGCTTCTATTATTGATGTGGGTGGAGAATCTACCCGCCCTGGAGCAGAGCCTGTTTCAGTCCAAGAAGAATTAGATCGAGTCATTCCTGTGGTGACCAAGTTGGCAAACAATATGGATGTCTGCATCAGTGTTGATACCAGTACACCGCAAGTCATGCGTGAAGCAGCACAGGCAGGAGCTCATTTCATTAATGATGTCAGAGCTCTCACTCGAGAAGGTGCCATGCAGGCGGCAAAAGATACAGGTCTACCGATCTGTTTGATGCATATGCAGGGTGATCCCAAGTCGATGCAAAACAATCCTGAATATGCACAAGTGGTGAATGATGTTTATGACTATTTGTCAGAAAGAATTGAAGCCTGTTTGCAGTTTGGTATTGCTCTTGATCAATTATTAATAGATCCCGGATTTGGCTTTGGCAAGACCCTAGAGCATAATTACCAGCTGCTTGCTCAGTTAGATCGATTCTTAGAGTTGAAATTGCCGTTACTGATAGGTTTATCTCGAAAATCCATGATTGGAGGGGTTTTGGATAATCGGCCTCCTCATGAGCGAGTATCCGGCAGTGTCGCTGGAGCGTTAATAGCTGTTATGAATGGCGCACAAATAGTGCGCGTCCACGATGTTCAAGAAACATCTGATGCCTTAAAAGTGTGGCAAGCAGCAAAACAGTTTGCATAG
- the truB gene encoding tRNA pseudouridine(55) synthase TruB yields the protein MGRRRKGRDISGIIVIDKPSGMTSNGVLQQVKRLYGAAKAGHTGALDPIATGVLPICLGEATKFSQRLLESDKRYITKVQLGESRDTADIEGEILDRADVPDLTQDKIESALTQFRGEITQVPPMYSALKHQGKKLYELARAGEDFDIQSKARQVSILKLELLDFGDDWLELDVTCTKGTYIRSLAEDVAKALGTLGFVAVLRRLGAGPYHADMMHELEQLVEIKDKSEDFSNLDQLLMPTQTALPDVPLVELTLKQAHDLQFGRAIELNSQQFKAGEPAIAQVQLRLRYAQWDLLLGIGELSAQGVIAPKRLLKVPQLDELLKELA from the coding sequence TTGGGCCGCCGACGCAAAGGCCGCGATATCAGCGGTATTATTGTTATAGATAAACCTTCAGGCATGACCAGTAATGGCGTATTACAGCAAGTAAAACGCCTTTATGGTGCCGCCAAAGCCGGTCATACCGGTGCCCTTGATCCGATTGCTACTGGTGTTCTGCCCATATGCTTGGGTGAGGCAACCAAGTTCAGCCAGCGATTACTTGAGAGTGATAAGCGCTATATCACAAAGGTTCAGCTGGGTGAGTCCCGCGATACTGCCGATATTGAAGGCGAGATCTTGGATAGGGCAGATGTTCCCGATCTTACTCAGGACAAAATAGAATCCGCTCTGACGCAATTCCGCGGCGAAATCACGCAAGTACCGCCGATGTACAGCGCGCTTAAGCACCAAGGCAAAAAGCTTTATGAGCTGGCACGGGCAGGGGAAGACTTTGATATCCAAAGCAAAGCACGGCAAGTTTCAATTCTGAAACTGGAATTACTCGATTTTGGCGATGATTGGCTAGAACTGGATGTTACCTGTACAAAAGGCACCTATATTCGATCGCTTGCAGAAGACGTTGCCAAGGCACTGGGGACGCTAGGTTTTGTAGCGGTATTGAGACGCCTAGGCGCGGGTCCCTATCATGCCGATATGATGCATGAACTAGAGCAACTTGTTGAAATTAAAGATAAATCCGAGGATTTTTCTAATCTTGACCAGCTCCTAATGCCAACGCAAACGGCGTTACCGGACGTGCCCTTGGTCGAGCTGACATTAAAGCAGGCCCACGACCTGCAATTTGGTCGCGCCATTGAGTTGAATTCGCAGCAATTCAAGGCTGGTGAGCCAGCTATAGCTCAGGTACAATTGCGCTTGCGCTATGCCCAGTGGGATCTACTCTTGGGCATAGGTGAGCTAAGTGCTCAAGGTGTGATTGCACCGAAGCGCTTACTCAAGGTTCCTCAATTAGACGAGCTTTTAAAAGAGCTAGCTTAA
- the rimP gene encoding ribosome maturation factor RimP has protein sequence MASKDQQLVELLQPVVEAMGYEFWGLEYIAKGKDSLLRIFIDGENGVNVDDCAAVSRQVSGVMDVEDPITSEYNLEVSSPGLDRPLFTLEHFERYVGEFVDIKLRYAFEGRRKFKGKLVGIEDGEDIVVHVDNHEYLLPIDSIDKANLIYRDNKDK, from the coding sequence GTGGCCAGTAAAGATCAGCAGTTAGTTGAATTGCTACAGCCTGTGGTTGAAGCCATGGGGTATGAGTTTTGGGGTCTAGAATATATCGCTAAGGGTAAAGACTCCCTACTTCGTATTTTTATTGACGGTGAAAACGGCGTCAATGTTGATGACTGCGCGGCAGTAAGTCGTCAAGTAAGCGGTGTAATGGACGTAGAAGACCCCATTACCAGTGAATACAACTTAGAAGTATCCTCTCCAGGGTTGGATCGACCGCTATTCACACTAGAACATTTTGAACGTTATGTTGGTGAGTTTGTTGATATAAAGCTGCGTTATGCGTTTGAAGGACGCCGCAAATTTAAAGGCAAGCTGGTTGGTATCGAAGATGGTGAAGATATAGTTGTACATGTGGATAACCACGAGTATCTCTTGCCGATCGATTCCATTGATAAGGCCAACTTAATATACCGAGATAACAAGGATAAATAG
- the secG gene encoding preprotein translocase subunit SecG, with protein MESIILIFHIIVAIAIIGLVLIQQGKGAEAGASFGGGASQTVFGSAGSGNFLTRSTSVLAVVFFATSFALAYVAKQKADGLVDAGLPSVQEVQQIEDAVQESEVPVVEESAPETDAPIVD; from the coding sequence ATGGAAAGTATCATTCTTATCTTTCATATTATTGTTGCCATTGCCATTATCGGCTTGGTATTGATTCAGCAGGGCAAGGGTGCTGAAGCAGGCGCGAGCTTTGGTGGTGGTGCCTCTCAGACGGTATTTGGTAGCGCCGGCTCGGGTAACTTTTTAACTCGTTCGACTTCGGTTTTAGCTGTTGTGTTTTTTGCAACAAGCTTTGCGTTGGCGTATGTGGCTAAGCAGAAAGCCGATGGTTTGGTTGATGCTGGTTTGCCAAGTGTGCAAGAAGTTCAGCAAATTGAAGACGCTGTGCAGGAGAGTGAAGTTCCTGTCGTTGAAGAGTCTGCTCCTGAAACGGATGCACCGATAGTCGATTAA
- the infB gene encoding translation initiation factor IF-2 gives MAEVTVKQLAQAVGSPVERLLAQMNDAGLPHTDGDEKVNDEQKQVLLKYLKKSHGENAESASPKKITLKRKTTTTLSTGSGKKAVNIEVRKKRTIVQEEQEQAAKEKAAVEAKADGKPKAKRKPEKKAGAPTHNPEQAAPPASPEKEERAKKKEFRKKDKEKQKGNDRKGRGRKSKFDDEFGGKTRGGKPLRRGRDDAEHSFQQPTAPIIREVELKGETITVGELAQGMAVKAGEVIKELMKLGVMATINQALDTDTAILVIEEMGHKYKIVSDNQVEDSFLEEVKYEGEEGPRAPVVTVMGHVDHGKTSLLDYIRKTRVTSGEAGGITQHIGAYHVETDNGMVTFLDTPGHAAFTAMRARGAQSTDVVILVVAADDGVMPQTEEAIQHAKSAGVPIVVAINKMDKESADPDRVKNELAAKDVIPEDWGGDIQFVPVSAHTGQGIDSLLEAVLLQSEILELKAIQDGPATGTVVESRLDKGRGPVATLLVQNGQLKKGDIVLAGTSIGRVRALLDENGQPIEQAGPSIPVEILGLDTPPGAGDHFLVAESEKRAREVAELRHAKEKEQHQAKQQAAKLDALFNLSGDADASSLNIVVKADVRGSLEALISALEQLSTDEVKVTVVSSGVGGITETDANLAFASNAVIFGFNVRADASAKRVVETNGLDMRYYSIIYDLIDDVKKAMSGLLAPELREEIVGIAEVRDVFRSPKLGAIAGCMVTEGTVYRNKKIRVLRDNVVVFEGELESLRRFKDDVQEVRQGMECGIGVKSYNDVKEGDQIEVFDVKEFARTI, from the coding sequence ATGGCAGAAGTTACAGTAAAGCAGTTAGCCCAAGCGGTAGGTTCACCGGTAGAGCGCTTGTTGGCGCAAATGAACGATGCAGGTTTACCGCACACAGACGGTGACGAAAAAGTCAATGACGAACAAAAGCAAGTACTACTGAAGTACCTGAAGAAAAGTCATGGTGAGAATGCAGAGTCTGCATCTCCGAAAAAAATTACCTTAAAGCGTAAAACGACAACGACTTTGAGCACTGGTTCTGGCAAGAAAGCAGTGAACATTGAGGTTCGTAAAAAGCGCACCATTGTTCAAGAAGAGCAAGAGCAGGCAGCTAAAGAAAAAGCAGCGGTTGAAGCCAAAGCGGATGGTAAGCCAAAAGCTAAGCGCAAGCCTGAGAAAAAAGCCGGTGCTCCTACTCATAATCCTGAGCAAGCGGCGCCGCCTGCTTCTCCTGAAAAGGAAGAGCGAGCTAAGAAAAAAGAGTTCCGTAAAAAAGATAAAGAAAAACAAAAAGGCAACGATCGTAAAGGTCGTGGTCGCAAGAGTAAATTTGACGATGAGTTTGGTGGCAAAACCCGCGGTGGTAAGCCATTGCGTCGTGGTCGCGATGATGCAGAGCATAGCTTCCAGCAGCCTACAGCTCCTATTATTCGCGAAGTAGAGCTGAAGGGTGAAACAATCACTGTAGGTGAGTTGGCCCAAGGTATGGCGGTTAAAGCCGGTGAAGTCATCAAAGAACTGATGAAGCTTGGCGTCATGGCAACCATCAACCAAGCTTTGGATACGGATACTGCGATTCTTGTGATCGAAGAGATGGGTCACAAGTACAAGATTGTTAGCGATAACCAGGTGGAAGATAGCTTCCTAGAAGAAGTTAAATACGAAGGTGAAGAAGGCCCTCGTGCTCCAGTGGTAACCGTAATGGGGCACGTTGACCATGGTAAAACCTCGCTACTTGATTACATTCGTAAAACACGTGTTACCAGTGGCGAAGCCGGTGGTATTACACAGCACATAGGTGCATACCATGTGGAAACGGATAATGGCATGGTGACCTTCTTGGATACACCAGGTCACGCCGCCTTCACTGCTATGCGTGCTCGTGGAGCACAATCGACAGACGTTGTTATCCTAGTAGTTGCAGCAGACGATGGCGTTATGCCGCAAACTGAAGAAGCGATTCAGCACGCTAAATCAGCGGGTGTACCTATCGTTGTCGCGATCAACAAAATGGATAAAGAAAGTGCTGATCCTGATCGCGTCAAAAACGAACTGGCAGCTAAAGACGTTATCCCAGAAGACTGGGGTGGTGATATCCAGTTTGTTCCAGTATCAGCGCATACCGGTCAGGGCATCGATTCGTTATTAGAAGCTGTATTGCTTCAGTCTGAAATTCTTGAGCTAAAAGCGATTCAAGATGGCCCAGCGACGGGTACGGTTGTTGAATCTCGTCTTGATAAAGGCCGTGGCCCAGTAGCGACCTTACTCGTGCAAAACGGTCAGCTTAAGAAAGGTGATATCGTATTGGCTGGTACATCTATCGGTCGTGTTCGTGCGCTGCTTGATGAAAACGGTCAGCCAATTGAACAAGCAGGTCCATCAATCCCTGTAGAGATTCTTGGTCTGGATACGCCGCCTGGAGCAGGTGATCACTTCCTTGTTGCGGAAAGTGAAAAGCGTGCTCGTGAAGTAGCCGAGCTACGTCATGCGAAAGAAAAAGAGCAGCATCAAGCTAAACAACAAGCAGCCAAGTTGGATGCCTTGTTTAATTTGAGCGGTGATGCTGATGCATCTAGCTTGAACATCGTTGTTAAAGCGGATGTGCGTGGTTCTCTTGAAGCACTGATTAGTGCGCTAGAGCAACTATCCACAGACGAAGTAAAAGTAACGGTTGTTTCAAGTGGTGTAGGTGGTATTACCGAAACCGACGCCAACCTAGCATTTGCGTCCAATGCGGTGATCTTTGGTTTCAACGTACGTGCTGATGCATCAGCCAAGCGTGTTGTGGAAACCAATGGTTTAGACATGCGTTATTACAGCATCATTTACGATCTAATCGATGATGTTAAGAAAGCCATGTCCGGTCTATTGGCACCTGAACTGCGTGAAGAAATCGTGGGTATCGCCGAAGTACGTGACGTATTCCGCTCTCCGAAGTTGGGTGCGATTGCGGGCTGTATGGTTACCGAAGGCACTGTATACCGCAATAAGAAGATCCGTGTTCTACGTGATAATGTGGTGGTCTTCGAAGGTGAACTTGAATCCTTACGTCGCTTTAAAGATGACGTTCAGGAAGTGCGCCAAGGTATGGAGTGTGGTATCGGCGTGAAGAGCTATAACGACGTGAAAGAAGGCGATCAAATCGAAGTCTTTGACGTTAAAGAGTTCGCTCGTACGATCTAA
- the rbfA gene encoding 30S ribosome-binding factor RbfA, with translation MAKDYSRTQRLGEQIKRELAHMLQFDVKDPRLGIVTLNAVKVASDLGYADIYFTVMKSGMVEADDETVAETEQILNDMSGFLRTELSQILRTRITPQPRFHYDVALERGHKLTNLINQAVKSDKREDDQ, from the coding sequence ATGGCAAAAGATTACAGTCGAACACAAAGACTGGGTGAGCAAATTAAGCGCGAGCTGGCTCACATGCTGCAATTTGACGTGAAAGACCCTCGTTTAGGGATCGTAACGCTTAATGCAGTTAAGGTCGCATCTGATTTGGGTTATGCAGATATTTATTTCACCGTAATGAAGTCTGGCATGGTCGAAGCGGACGATGAGACCGTGGCTGAAACTGAGCAAATCCTAAATGATATGTCTGGTTTTTTACGTACCGAACTCTCTCAGATATTACGTACGCGTATCACCCCCCAACCTAGGTTCCATTATGATGTTGCGCTAGAGCGTGGTCATAAACTGACGAACCTTATCAATCAAGCGGTTAAATCCGATAAACGCGAAGACGATCAATAG